Proteins from a single region of Verrucosispora sp. NA02020:
- a CDS encoding IclR family transcriptional regulator: MQARPGRSVTSKVLALLDAFSPGEPALTLSELARRAELPLPTAYRRVAELVAWGALERGDDARYRVGLRLWEVGSLAPRGLGLRELALPVLEDLYEVTHENVQLAVRQDLELVFIERIAGRHAVPVLTRVGGRFALHATGVGLVLLAHAPAQVQERVLAAPLERYTELTVTDPVRLRRQLAEVRRAGYAISDRQVTMDALSVAAPIAGPDGVVAAISLVVAYDRADPLALAPLVQAAGRVVSRSLGRPSASTRPAPLPRRPRGQ, from the coding sequence GTGCAGGCACGGCCCGGACGCTCGGTCACCAGCAAGGTGCTGGCGCTGCTCGACGCGTTCAGCCCCGGCGAGCCGGCGCTGACCCTGAGCGAGCTGGCCCGGCGGGCCGAGCTGCCGCTGCCCACCGCGTACCGCCGGGTCGCCGAGCTGGTGGCCTGGGGCGCGCTGGAACGCGGTGACGACGCGCGCTACCGGGTCGGCCTGCGCCTGTGGGAGGTCGGTTCGCTGGCGCCGCGCGGGCTGGGGCTGCGCGAGCTGGCGCTGCCGGTGCTGGAGGACCTGTACGAGGTGACCCACGAGAACGTCCAGCTCGCCGTCCGGCAGGACCTCGAACTCGTCTTCATCGAGCGGATCGCCGGACGGCACGCGGTGCCGGTGCTCACCCGGGTCGGCGGTCGCTTCGCGCTGCACGCCACCGGTGTGGGGCTGGTGCTGCTGGCGCACGCACCGGCGCAGGTGCAGGAGCGGGTCCTCGCCGCGCCGTTGGAGCGGTACACCGAGCTGACCGTCACCGATCCGGTGCGGTTGCGCCGCCAGCTCGCCGAGGTGCGCCGCGCCGGGTACGCGATCAGCGACCGGCAGGTCACCATGGACGCCCTCTCCGTCGCCGCGCCGATCGCCGGGCCGGACGGGGTGGTGGCGGCGATCTCGCTGGTGGTGGCGTACGACCGGGCCGATCCGCTGGCGCTGGCGCCGCTGGTGCAGGCGGCCGGTCGGGTGGTCTCCCGGTCGCTGGGTCGCCCGTCCGCGTCGACCCGGCCGGCGCCGTTACCCCGACGCCCCCGTGGGCAGTAG
- a CDS encoding aldehyde dehydrogenase family protein: MDLARTDFYLDGRWVPPSGAESLEVHDPTTEEIVATVPAGTAEDVDRAVAAARAAFGSWSATDPADRAAHLDRLHAELTARAYDIARTVVRELGTPLKVATRVQTGLPLTVLRSYVDLAARPPAPETVGNSLVVREPVGVVGAITPWNYPLHQIVAKLAPALAAGCTVVLKPSELTPLTAYLLFDAVHAAGLPPGVVNLVTGTGPVVGEAIAAHPDVDLVSFTGSTASGRRVAHLAADRIARVALELGGKSANVILDDADLTTAVKVGVGNAFLNSGQTCTAWTRMLVQRARYDEALDLVAKAAEGYQVGDPLEPATRLGPLVSAQQRDRVRAHVARGLADGGRLVVGGPDAPVPDRGFFVAPTVIADVDPDSALAQEEVFGPVLAVIPVDDDDHAVAVANNSRYGLAGAVWSADEERALRVARRLRTGAVDINGAPFNPMAPFGGYKQSGLGRELGSHGLAEFCEIKAIQR; encoded by the coding sequence ATGGATCTCGCACGGACGGACTTCTACCTGGACGGGCGCTGGGTGCCCCCGAGCGGCGCGGAGTCGTTGGAGGTGCACGACCCGACGACCGAGGAGATCGTCGCGACCGTCCCGGCCGGCACCGCCGAGGACGTGGACCGGGCGGTGGCCGCCGCCCGCGCGGCTTTCGGGAGCTGGTCCGCGACCGACCCGGCGGACCGGGCCGCCCACCTCGACCGACTGCACGCCGAGCTGACCGCGCGCGCCTACGACATCGCCCGCACCGTCGTGCGGGAGCTCGGCACTCCGCTCAAGGTCGCCACCCGGGTGCAGACCGGCCTGCCGCTGACCGTGCTGCGCAGCTACGTCGACCTGGCCGCCCGGCCGCCGGCACCGGAGACGGTCGGCAACTCACTGGTGGTCCGCGAGCCGGTGGGTGTGGTCGGCGCGATCACCCCGTGGAACTACCCGCTGCACCAGATCGTGGCCAAACTCGCGCCGGCGCTGGCCGCCGGGTGCACGGTGGTGCTGAAGCCGAGCGAGCTGACGCCGCTGACGGCGTACCTCCTCTTCGACGCCGTGCACGCGGCGGGCCTGCCGCCGGGCGTGGTCAACCTGGTCACCGGCACCGGTCCGGTGGTGGGCGAGGCCATCGCCGCCCACCCCGACGTGGACCTGGTCTCCTTCACCGGCTCCACCGCCTCCGGTCGACGCGTCGCGCACCTCGCCGCCGACCGGATCGCCCGGGTCGCGCTGGAACTCGGCGGCAAGTCGGCCAACGTGATCCTGGACGACGCCGACCTGACCACCGCGGTCAAGGTCGGTGTCGGCAACGCCTTCCTCAACTCGGGGCAGACCTGCACCGCGTGGACCCGGATGCTGGTGCAGCGGGCCCGTTACGACGAGGCCCTCGACCTGGTGGCCAAGGCCGCCGAGGGCTACCAGGTCGGCGACCCCCTCGAACCGGCCACCCGGCTCGGTCCGCTGGTCTCGGCGCAGCAGCGGGACCGGGTCCGCGCGCACGTCGCCCGGGGCCTGGCCGACGGCGGCCGGCTGGTCGTCGGTGGGCCCGACGCCCCGGTGCCGGACCGGGGCTTCTTCGTCGCCCCGACGGTGATCGCCGACGTCGACCCGGACAGCGCCCTCGCGCAGGAGGAGGTCTTCGGGCCGGTGCTGGCGGTGATCCCGGTCGACGACGACGACCACGCCGTGGCGGTCGCCAACAACTCCCGCTACGGTCTGGCCGGCGCGGTCTGGTCCGCCGACGAGGAACGGGCGCTGCGGGTGGCCCGGCGGCTGCGCACCGGTGCCGTCGACATCAACGGGGCGCCGTTCAACCCGATGGCCCCGTTCGGCGGCTACAAGCAGTCCGGTCTCGGGCGCGAGCTGGGCAGCCACGGGCTGGCGGAGTTCTGCGAGATCAAGGCGATCCAGCGGTGA
- a CDS encoding zinc-binding dehydrogenase, which produces MRGLVARAADAPLRVEPVELPETGPGQVRVRTRASGVCHSDLSMADGTLTAPYPLLLGHEAAGVVAEVGDGVDRVAPGDHVVLNWAPACRSCWFCRRDEPWLCRRNGAPAVARGHTVDGRPLHVTLGLGALAEQVLVPQEAAVAVPSALPFPAAALLGCAVLTGVGAVRRTARVAAGDSVAVIGLGGVGLSAVAAARAAGAAVVIGVDVAPAKAELAAAAGATDFLLADDSLVRAVRGLTGGRGVDHAVECVGRSATIRSAWQSTRRGGQVVVVGMGGKDDIVGLSALDIFHSARTLRSSVYGSSDPDRDVPELARAVLDGTLDLSYLVTDRATLDEAPAAFARMARGEGARTVVEFD; this is translated from the coding sequence GTGAGAGGTCTGGTGGCCAGGGCCGCCGACGCACCGCTGCGGGTGGAGCCGGTCGAGCTGCCGGAGACCGGCCCCGGCCAGGTACGCGTCCGCACCCGGGCCTCCGGTGTGTGCCACTCCGACCTGTCCATGGCGGACGGCACCCTGACCGCGCCGTACCCGCTGCTGCTCGGACACGAGGCGGCCGGCGTGGTGGCGGAGGTCGGTGACGGCGTGGACCGGGTGGCCCCCGGCGACCACGTGGTGCTCAACTGGGCACCGGCCTGCCGTTCCTGCTGGTTCTGCCGGCGCGACGAGCCCTGGCTGTGCCGGCGCAACGGGGCACCGGCCGTGGCGCGCGGACACACCGTGGACGGTCGGCCGCTGCACGTCACGCTCGGGCTGGGCGCGCTCGCCGAGCAGGTGCTGGTGCCGCAGGAGGCCGCCGTGGCAGTGCCGTCCGCGCTGCCGTTCCCGGCCGCCGCACTGCTCGGCTGTGCGGTGCTCACCGGGGTCGGCGCGGTGCGGCGTACCGCGCGGGTGGCGGCCGGCGACTCGGTCGCGGTGATCGGTCTCGGCGGGGTCGGGCTGTCGGCGGTGGCCGCCGCGCGTGCGGCCGGTGCGGCTGTGGTGATCGGGGTGGACGTCGCCCCCGCCAAGGCCGAGTTGGCCGCCGCCGCGGGCGCCACCGACTTCCTGCTCGCGGACGACTCGCTGGTCCGCGCGGTCCGGGGACTGACCGGCGGCCGGGGCGTCGACCACGCGGTGGAGTGCGTCGGGCGGTCCGCCACGATCCGCAGCGCCTGGCAGAGCACCCGCCGGGGTGGCCAGGTCGTCGTGGTGGGGATGGGCGGCAAGGACGACATCGTCGGCCTGAGCGCGTTGGACATCTTCCACTCCGCGCGGACGCTGCGTTCCTCGGTCTACGGCTCCTCGGACCCCGACCGGGACGTGCCCGAGCTGGCGCGGGCGGTGCTCGACGGCACGCTCGACCTGAGCTACCTGGTCACCGACCGGGCCACCCTCGACGAGGCGCCGGCGGCGTTCGCCCGGATGGCACGGGGCGAGGGCGCCCGGACGGTGGTCGAGTTCGACTGA
- a CDS encoding alpha/beta hydrolase-fold protein, which translates to MPVAHPHPAPTRRLRRALAVSAVAGLTVASGALAAPAASAAPAAALGPKVVQTNQAPTGHSVTFRYRAPAGVQSVQIYGEWWFSQPASVTCVGCGDARTGAQWQPGDILADPWRPLPMQQGRDGVWTFTTPLPSGTFRYAFTHDCDSPTASGCTLHPDPANPLEVTPHATAPGALLSRVYVPNSKRFPTYDNSYQAPVDRKKAGKLEQRWYHSPLSTDPAGKHDVVVYLPHGYDATRATPYPTLYLSHGGGGNATDWTMEGVAHEILENAIRDRKALPMVIVSTDFNGLPDGNQGYVDELRNNVIPFVEKNYHVSTQAQDRAFGGLSAGGARAITLLYDNTDLVGYHGAWGAAGGAVNPSAEQVARMKAVPGGIHVGTGLQDWLINIAPDSVARTENWRAAGVEVTEFNIDGVHVWDVWRQMLNDYLRTVAFRSTTVDLDVESIRAGNSHRYRVIATAEVASVTNSDRKPSGKVDFYAGDKRLGSATVRNGVAEFKGNVSGPLTEPVTARYQGDSLYNTAQSSPAQAG; encoded by the coding sequence ATGCCCGTTGCTCATCCTCACCCCGCGCCGACCCGCCGGCTCCGCCGCGCGTTGGCCGTCTCGGCCGTCGCCGGCCTGACGGTCGCCTCCGGAGCCCTCGCGGCTCCCGCAGCGTCCGCTGCCCCGGCGGCCGCCCTCGGACCGAAGGTCGTGCAGACCAACCAGGCACCCACCGGTCACTCGGTCACCTTCCGCTACCGGGCTCCCGCCGGTGTGCAGTCGGTCCAGATCTACGGCGAGTGGTGGTTCTCCCAGCCCGCGAGCGTGACCTGCGTGGGCTGCGGTGACGCCCGCACCGGCGCGCAGTGGCAGCCCGGCGACATCCTCGCCGACCCATGGCGTCCGCTGCCGATGCAGCAGGGACGCGACGGGGTGTGGACGTTCACCACGCCGCTGCCCTCCGGCACCTTCCGGTACGCGTTCACCCACGACTGTGACAGCCCGACGGCCAGCGGCTGCACCCTGCACCCGGACCCGGCCAACCCGCTGGAGGTCACGCCGCACGCGACCGCGCCGGGTGCGCTGCTCAGCCGGGTCTACGTGCCGAACAGCAAGCGCTTCCCCACCTACGACAACAGCTACCAGGCGCCGGTCGACCGCAAGAAGGCCGGCAAGCTGGAGCAGCGCTGGTACCACTCGCCGCTGTCCACCGACCCGGCGGGCAAGCACGACGTGGTCGTCTACCTGCCGCACGGCTACGACGCTACGCGCGCCACCCCGTACCCGACGCTCTACCTCAGCCACGGCGGCGGCGGCAACGCCACCGACTGGACCATGGAGGGCGTGGCCCACGAGATCCTGGAGAACGCGATCCGGGACCGTAAGGCGCTGCCGATGGTGATCGTCTCGACCGACTTCAACGGCCTGCCCGACGGCAACCAGGGCTACGTCGACGAGCTGCGGAACAACGTCATCCCGTTCGTGGAGAAGAACTACCACGTCTCCACCCAGGCCCAGGACCGCGCCTTCGGGGGTCTCTCCGCCGGTGGTGCCCGTGCCATCACGCTGCTGTACGACAACACCGACCTGGTCGGCTACCACGGCGCGTGGGGTGCGGCCGGCGGTGCGGTGAACCCCTCCGCGGAGCAGGTGGCGCGGATGAAGGCCGTGCCCGGCGGCATCCACGTCGGCACCGGCCTGCAGGACTGGCTGATCAACATCGCGCCCGACTCGGTCGCCCGCACCGAGAACTGGCGTGCGGCCGGTGTCGAGGTGACCGAGTTCAACATCGACGGTGTGCACGTCTGGGACGTGTGGCGGCAGATGCTCAACGACTACCTGCGGACCGTCGCGTTCCGGAGCACCACCGTCGACCTGGACGTCGAGTCGATCCGGGCCGGCAACTCGCACCGGTACCGCGTCATCGCCACCGCCGAGGTGGCCTCGGTGACCAACAGCGACCGCAAGCCCTCCGGCAAGGTCGACTTCTACGCCGGCGACAAGCGCCTCGGTTCGGCGACCGTGCGCAACGGCGTCGCCGAGTTCAAGGGCAACGTCAGCGGCCCGCTGACCGAGCCGGTGACCGCCCGCTACCAGGGTGACAGCCTCTACAACACCGCGCAGAGCAGCCCGGCCCAGGCCGGCTGA
- a CDS encoding TetR/AcrR family transcriptional regulator has translation MPRPRQALLSRERIVEAAVALIDADGLAGFSTRRLAAELGVRGPSLYNHFATKDAILDAVADSITGRVDVSYFGAVDWRVALRRWGHTYRAALAAHPNIVPHLAQGPGRRPAALAMADAVYGGLVTAGWPPARATHIGALMRYFVTGSALGSFARGFVEDPSVYADQYPHLSQAHRLAEHQQQVDEGAFTLGLDALIEGLSHSYERAVGPLPPLPSTDEAY, from the coding sequence ATGCCCCGGCCACGACAGGCGCTGCTCAGCCGGGAGCGGATCGTCGAGGCCGCCGTGGCGCTGATCGACGCCGACGGGCTGGCCGGGTTCTCCACCCGCCGGCTCGCCGCCGAACTCGGCGTCCGGGGACCGTCGCTCTACAACCACTTCGCCACGAAGGACGCGATCCTCGACGCGGTGGCGGACAGCATCACCGGCCGGGTGGACGTGTCGTACTTCGGCGCGGTCGACTGGCGGGTGGCGCTGCGCCGGTGGGGACACACCTATCGGGCGGCCCTGGCCGCCCACCCGAACATCGTGCCGCACCTGGCGCAGGGTCCCGGGCGGCGACCGGCGGCGCTGGCGATGGCCGACGCCGTCTACGGCGGGCTCGTCACGGCGGGCTGGCCACCGGCGCGGGCCACCCACATCGGCGCGCTGATGCGCTACTTCGTGACCGGCTCGGCGCTCGGCTCGTTCGCCCGGGGCTTCGTCGAGGACCCGAGCGTCTACGCCGACCAGTACCCGCACCTGAGCCAGGCGCACCGGCTCGCCGAGCACCAGCAACAGGTCGACGAGGGCGCCTTCACGCTCGGCCTGGACGCCCTGATCGAGGGCTTGTCCCACAGCTACGAACGCGCCGTCGGCCCGCTGCCACCCCTCCCGTCGACCGACGAGGCGTACTAG
- a CDS encoding acyl-CoA dehydrogenase family protein, which yields MDFGLSDEERAIRDTARDFIAREVMPLEQELLRRERAHQPGLERAELRELQLKARAFGFWGLATPQRYGGMELPAVVQSLIWTEIGRTFVPFRFGGEADNILFHATDEQQKEFLLPTIEGERLSCFAITEPGAGSDAANIRFSARRDGDDWILNGEKTFITGGNEADFAIVIAVTDPERGARNGGATAFLVDRAMGWRSEFIPTMGEGGPASLVFDDVRVPHRNILGEIGQGFALGMEWIGKGRYTIPSHAVGIAERALRMAIEHANTRETFGKKIGTNQAIQWMIADSETELEAARWLILRAAWTVDAGLDPRHASSMAKLYGAGMVNRVVDRVLQIHGGMGYTRELPIERWYRQVRLYRIFEGTDEMQRLIIARDLLRGYTKIGGHLAG from the coding sequence ATGGACTTCGGACTGTCCGACGAGGAACGGGCCATCCGCGACACCGCCCGCGACTTCATCGCCCGCGAGGTCATGCCGCTGGAACAGGAGCTGCTGCGCCGGGAACGGGCCCACCAGCCCGGCCTGGAACGCGCCGAGCTGCGCGAGTTGCAGCTCAAGGCGCGTGCCTTCGGCTTCTGGGGCCTGGCCACCCCGCAGCGGTACGGCGGCATGGAACTGCCCGCCGTCGTCCAGTCGCTGATCTGGACCGAGATCGGCCGTACGTTCGTGCCGTTCCGGTTCGGCGGTGAGGCCGACAACATCCTCTTCCACGCCACCGACGAGCAGCAGAAGGAGTTCCTGCTGCCCACCATCGAGGGGGAGCGGCTCTCCTGCTTCGCCATCACCGAACCGGGCGCCGGCTCGGACGCGGCCAACATCCGGTTCAGCGCCCGCCGCGACGGTGACGACTGGATCCTCAACGGCGAGAAGACCTTCATCACCGGCGGCAACGAGGCCGACTTCGCCATCGTCATCGCCGTCACCGATCCCGAGCGGGGCGCCCGCAACGGCGGGGCGACCGCGTTCCTGGTGGACCGGGCGATGGGCTGGCGGTCGGAGTTCATCCCGACGATGGGCGAGGGCGGGCCGGCGTCGCTGGTCTTCGACGACGTACGCGTGCCGCACCGCAACATCCTCGGCGAGATCGGCCAGGGCTTCGCCCTCGGCATGGAGTGGATCGGCAAGGGGCGGTACACCATCCCCTCGCACGCCGTCGGCATCGCCGAACGGGCGCTGCGGATGGCTATCGAGCACGCCAACACGCGCGAGACCTTCGGCAAGAAGATCGGCACCAACCAGGCCATCCAGTGGATGATCGCCGACTCGGAGACCGAGCTGGAGGCGGCCCGGTGGCTGATCCTGCGTGCCGCCTGGACGGTCGACGCGGGCCTGGACCCGCGACACGCCTCCTCGATGGCGAAGCTCTACGGCGCCGGCATGGTCAACCGGGTGGTGGACCGGGTGCTCCAGATCCACGGCGGCATGGGCTACACCCGGGAGCTGCCGATCGAACGCTGGTACCGGCAGGTGCGGCTCTATCGCATCTTCGAGGGCACCGACGAGATGCAGCGGCTGATCATCGCCCGCGACCTGCTGCGGGGGTACACGAAAATCGGCGGGCATCTGGCCGGGTAG
- a CDS encoding macrolide family glycosyltransferase, translated as MSARHIAMIGSTAPSHVYPSLALIRELVDRGHRVTYAIGAPLTDLVASAGAEPLAHPTILPLGDTAWPEDPGAAMRIFLDEAVAVLPRLTARYDEDRPDLVLYDIGGLAGPLLGTRYGVPAVQLSPAMVAWDGYDEDMAEFFTALRASESGRDYYATLDRWLAENGVHQDGHVFLSRPPHVLALIPEAMQPHADRVSRQRVRFVGPCLDPARLDEPGWTPPADGLPVLLVSFGTAYNDQMPVYRACLSGFADSRWHVVLAVGDKVDPAELGPQPANVEVHRRVPQVMVLGHASAFVTHAGMGGCTEALWCGVPTVAIPQAVDQFANADRLVAAGCCRRTRSPRRPCGRPSTRSPTTRSCGDGWTRSGPRCGRTAGCGTRRRRWRASWPTADTVVAVRG; from the coding sequence ATGTCCGCTCGCCACATCGCCATGATCGGCAGCACCGCGCCGAGTCACGTCTATCCCTCGCTGGCCCTGATCCGCGAACTCGTGGACCGGGGCCACCGCGTCACGTACGCGATCGGCGCACCGTTGACCGACCTGGTCGCGTCGGCCGGCGCGGAGCCGCTCGCCCACCCGACGATCCTGCCGCTGGGCGACACGGCCTGGCCGGAGGACCCGGGTGCGGCGATGCGGATCTTCCTCGACGAGGCCGTGGCGGTGCTGCCCCGGCTGACCGCCCGCTACGACGAGGACCGGCCGGACCTCGTGCTGTACGACATCGGCGGGCTGGCGGGACCGCTGCTCGGCACCAGGTACGGCGTACCGGCCGTGCAACTGTCGCCCGCGATGGTCGCCTGGGACGGCTACGACGAGGACATGGCGGAGTTCTTCACCGCCCTGCGTGCCTCGGAGTCCGGGCGCGACTACTACGCCACGCTGGACCGGTGGCTTGCCGAGAACGGCGTCCACCAGGACGGGCACGTGTTCCTGAGCCGTCCGCCGCACGTCCTCGCCCTGATCCCCGAGGCGATGCAGCCGCACGCCGACCGGGTGTCGCGCCAGCGCGTACGGTTCGTCGGCCCGTGCCTCGACCCCGCCCGGCTCGACGAACCGGGCTGGACGCCACCGGCCGACGGACTGCCGGTGCTGCTGGTCTCCTTCGGCACCGCGTACAACGACCAGATGCCGGTCTACCGCGCGTGCCTGAGCGGGTTCGCCGACTCCCGCTGGCACGTGGTGCTCGCGGTCGGCGACAAGGTGGACCCGGCCGAGCTGGGTCCACAGCCGGCCAACGTCGAGGTGCACCGCCGGGTGCCGCAGGTGATGGTGCTGGGGCACGCCTCGGCGTTCGTCACCCACGCCGGGATGGGCGGCTGCACCGAGGCGCTCTGGTGCGGCGTACCCACGGTGGCGATCCCACAGGCGGTGGACCAGTTCGCCAACGCCGACCGGCTGGTGGCGGCCGGCTGCTGCCGGCGGACGAGGTCACCGCGCAGACCCTGCGGACGGCCGTCGACGCGGTCGCCGACGACCCGGAGCTGCGGCGACGGCTGGACACGCTCCGGTCCGAGGTGCGGGCGAACGGCGGGGTGCGGCACGCGGCGGAGGCGGTGGAGAGCTTCCTGGCCGACCGCTGACACCGTCGTGGCGGTGCGCGGGTGA
- a CDS encoding PDR/VanB family oxidoreductase translates to MTATETTLVVAGREAVATGVVVLTLRRPDGGEVPGWTPGAHVDLDLGPGLVRQYSLCGDPADRTALQVAVHLAPQGRGGSRHVHERLPPGATVRVVGPRNAFRLVEADRYLFVAGGIGITPIRPMVAAADAAGADWRLVYGGRSRSSMAFAADLRQAYGERVRLCPQDETGLLDLDTLIGDPADAVVYCCGPEGLIDAVQQRCRTWPPGRLHVERFAPAAGAGTGEHAVEVDLALSGRTVHVPPGTSILAALEQAGTQVLSSCREGTCGTCETTVLDGTPEHRDSLLTEAERAAGDTMLICVSRARTRRLVLEL, encoded by the coding sequence ATGACCGCGACGGAGACGACGCTGGTGGTCGCCGGCCGGGAGGCGGTGGCCACCGGCGTGGTGGTGCTGACCCTGCGCCGCCCGGATGGTGGCGAGGTGCCGGGCTGGACCCCGGGCGCGCACGTCGACCTGGACCTGGGCCCCGGGCTGGTGCGCCAGTACTCGCTCTGCGGCGACCCGGCCGACCGCACCGCGCTCCAGGTGGCGGTGCACCTGGCGCCGCAGGGGCGTGGCGGTTCCCGGCACGTGCACGAACGCCTGCCGCCCGGCGCGACGGTGCGGGTGGTCGGGCCGCGCAACGCCTTCCGGCTGGTCGAGGCCGACCGGTACCTCTTCGTCGCCGGGGGCATCGGCATCACGCCGATCCGGCCGATGGTCGCCGCCGCCGACGCCGCCGGTGCCGACTGGCGACTGGTGTACGGCGGACGCAGCCGCAGCTCCATGGCCTTCGCCGCCGATCTGCGGCAGGCGTACGGCGAGCGGGTGCGCCTCTGTCCGCAGGACGAGACGGGCCTGCTCGACCTGGACACGCTGATCGGTGACCCGGCCGACGCGGTCGTCTACTGCTGCGGGCCGGAGGGGCTGATCGACGCCGTGCAGCAGCGCTGCCGGACGTGGCCACCCGGTCGGCTGCACGTCGAGCGGTTCGCCCCGGCGGCCGGGGCCGGCACGGGCGAACACGCCGTGGAGGTCGACCTCGCGCTCTCCGGCCGGACGGTGCACGTACCGCCGGGCACCTCGATCCTGGCGGCGCTGGAGCAGGCCGGTACGCAGGTGCTCTCCTCATGCCGCGAGGGCACCTGCGGCACCTGCGAGACCACCGTGCTCGACGGCACGCCGGAGCACCGCGACAGCCTGCTCACCGAGGCGGAACGGGCTGCCGGGGACACCATGCTGATCTGCGTGTCCCGGGCGCGTACCCGGCGGCTCGTGCTGGAGCTGTGA
- a CDS encoding FadR/GntR family transcriptional regulator: MGEATRDAARPTAPVLHDAVLDALGLEITSGRHVAGEALTLEQLQHRFGVSRTVMREAMRILESLHLVASRRRVGLVVQPMHRWRVLDPRVIRWRLEGPGRAAQLRTLTELRVAVEPLAAAGAARHATAEERQRLRALAAQMRQLGEAGELDAFLAADVEFHALLLQACLNEMFTALTGVIAEVLAGRTEHGLMPKCPRPVALDLHEQVANTVAAEDARGAETAMRALVEEVRDAIGNADADRPDFH, encoded by the coding sequence ATGGGTGAGGCGACACGCGACGCGGCGCGGCCCACAGCGCCCGTGCTGCACGACGCCGTGCTCGACGCGCTCGGGCTGGAGATCACCAGCGGTCGGCACGTCGCCGGAGAGGCGCTCACCCTGGAGCAGTTGCAGCACCGCTTCGGCGTCTCGCGCACCGTGATGCGGGAGGCGATGCGGATCCTGGAGTCGTTGCACCTGGTGGCCTCGCGCCGCCGGGTCGGCCTGGTGGTCCAGCCGATGCACCGGTGGCGGGTGCTCGATCCACGCGTGATCCGCTGGCGGCTCGAAGGTCCCGGCCGCGCCGCGCAGCTACGGACGCTCACCGAGCTGCGGGTGGCGGTCGAACCACTCGCCGCTGCCGGGGCCGCCCGGCACGCCACCGCCGAGGAGCGACAGCGACTCCGCGCGCTGGCCGCCCAGATGCGTCAGCTCGGCGAGGCCGGGGAACTCGACGCGTTCCTCGCCGCCGACGTCGAATTCCACGCACTGCTGCTCCAGGCCTGCCTCAACGAGATGTTCACCGCGCTGACCGGGGTGATCGCCGAGGTGCTCGCCGGCCGGACCGAGCACGGGCTGATGCCCAAGTGCCCGCGACCGGTCGCCCTGGACCTGCACGAGCAGGTCGCCAACACGGTCGCCGCCGAGGACGCCCGGGGCGCCGAGACCGCCATGCGGGCACTCGTCGAGGAGGTACGCGACGCGATCGGCAACGCCGACGCGGATCGCCCCGACTTTCACTGA
- a CDS encoding aromatic ring-hydroxylating dioxygenase subunit alpha, with translation MTFARDQWYVAAFSNEVGRDLLARTVLGEPLVFYRTESGAAVALADRCVHRRYPLSESRLDGDTVVCGYHGFTYDPSGACVFVPGQQRIPRTARVAAYPVVEQDTLVWVWIGDRDRADASTIPRAPWLGDPRYTTVRGMAPLDARYSLLVDNLMDLSHETYLHGGYIGTPEVANTPITTEVDEDRGVVYVSRHMDDAECPPFYARSTGIQGRITRWQDIEYHPPCLYVLHSRIAPQGVYPPAEGDDDQAFHAEIVYAITPSTAHTTYDFWAVARDFAVDDESVSEYLYQSNHTVVMQDVTALNILERVITGEPERYQELSINIDTGGLAARRLLARMVESSTVEAPR, from the coding sequence ATGACGTTCGCACGTGACCAGTGGTACGTGGCCGCCTTCAGCAACGAGGTCGGGCGCGACCTGCTCGCCCGTACCGTGCTGGGCGAGCCGCTCGTGTTCTACCGCACCGAGTCCGGCGCGGCGGTGGCGCTCGCCGACCGGTGTGTGCACCGGCGGTACCCGCTGTCGGAGAGCCGCCTCGACGGGGACACCGTGGTCTGCGGATACCACGGCTTCACCTACGATCCGAGCGGCGCCTGCGTCTTCGTACCCGGGCAGCAGCGCATCCCCCGGACGGCGCGGGTGGCCGCGTACCCGGTGGTGGAGCAGGACACCCTGGTCTGGGTCTGGATCGGCGACCGGGACCGGGCCGACGCCTCCACCATCCCCCGGGCACCCTGGCTCGGGGACCCCCGCTACACGACGGTGCGTGGCATGGCGCCGCTGGACGCCCGGTACAGCCTGCTGGTGGACAACCTGATGGACCTGTCCCACGAGACGTACCTGCACGGCGGCTACATCGGTACGCCCGAGGTGGCGAACACGCCGATCACCACCGAGGTGGACGAGGATCGGGGCGTCGTCTACGTCAGCCGGCACATGGACGACGCGGAGTGCCCGCCGTTCTATGCCCGCTCGACCGGCATCCAGGGCCGGATCACCCGCTGGCAGGACATCGAGTACCACCCGCCCTGCCTGTACGTGTTGCACAGCCGGATCGCCCCGCAGGGCGTCTACCCGCCGGCCGAGGGCGACGACGACCAGGCGTTCCACGCCGAGATCGTGTACGCCATCACCCCGTCGACCGCGCACACCACGTACGACTTCTGGGCGGTGGCGCGGGACTTCGCCGTCGACGACGAGTCGGTCAGCGAGTACCTCTACCAGAGCAACCACACCGTGGTCATGCAGGACGTCACCGCCCTGAACATCCTGGAGCGGGTGATCACCGGCGAGCCGGAGCGCTACCAGGAACTGAGCATCAACATCGACACCGGCGGGCTGGCCGCCCGACGGCTGCTCGCCCGGATGGTCGAGTCGTCCACGGTGGAGGCGCCCCGGTGA